GTCTTTAGGATTTCAGTTTCAACCTGTTCATAGAGCTGCTTCTACTGCACATTCTGTTGATCCAAATATCTTCTactgaattttttttctcttattgTACTAGCTAGGTATTTAGCCAGCCTTTTGTCTTCAGTTTTGATAGTTCTTTTCTGTCAATTAAAGCTTGATAATCTCTCGTTTCCGCTACTGGAATACATGAAACCATTCTCTCTATTCTTGATAAGTTTATAGAGAATAAGAATATTCAAATCACTATCACCACTAATCAACACATCTACCATATTTATTGTCGCTTATTGTTACCTTAtagattttttgttttttctttataagGGTTGTAAATTGTAATATTCTTCGTTAGTTTCAACACCTATTTGCTTATTATTTGACACTAGTATGTGCCTGTGCTAATGCACGGGAACTTAAGattttaaaaagttaactaaatattattttcctttcTTATACTTGtacttaattatatttttttggttaataTATTTTTACTTACCATttcaaatttgtatttttaCTTACCATttcaaatttgtatttttaCTTACCATTTCAAATATGTATCTTACACAGAAGCATTGGAAGCTTTGGACTTTAATTCAAGTGGCCGCCGGTTTTAAGCTTCTTCGTGGAATTTGGGATCTACTTTATCCCAACATCTCTCTCCCAAGCGTTTTACAGGTGCATAGTGTTAAATTTgacattcttattattattaagaaTTTGCCTTCATTTTTCTACTCAACTTGTGGTTGTGTGTAAGTGATAAAAAGATTAAATCATACATATTatcaaacaaaaaatttgaGTGTAATTATTAGACTCCTGCCTTGGATATTTTCTTTTAGCTTTTACCATCTTATTCATTATGTCGAAATTTTGTGCTCATAAATGAGTGAAACTCGCATGCTTTGTTTTCCTTGTTGAATTCACGTGCAGTTGAAAGTATGACCTTCTAtgctaaaaaaatataatatggagttaatagaaatgAAGTTCTAGTGAGAAGACGAATATAGGTACCAAATATTAGTCACTAGTGAAGAATTATTAAAGAAGAAACATAAAGTTATGTCATGTGCTTTTCAGAATCAATTTATAACATTTGGTTTTGTAGAAATCCTGTTGTTTTTAAGAAGGCTTTTAAATCAGTAAATGCTTTTGTAAAAGAGATCTTGTTTAAGGTCTCTTGTAGAAGCATTAATTAGATTATTGGTAATATCTTAGGTTGGGTAGGTGCCTCTGTTAGAGGTGATTTTGTTTGGTGGCCCTCGATTAATGTAACCTTGATGTTTCAAGGTCTCTTTTGTTGTTAATAAAATCATtgttaattgccaaaaaaagaAACCATAAAGTTATGTTATGAATTATATGTTATATCAAGGTTCTAAGAATGATCATAACGTTTACCTATAAAATTTCATATTATACAACGCATATTACTAATTATATATCTTATTACTATACTATTTTTCGTATAGATATGGATACAAGTTGGATAGATCTACCCACTGGCCACCCTGAATATGTCGATGGTTGTATGCAATTCATTGTGTTTGCCAAGCAAGGTCTATTCGAAGGAAAAATTAGATGTCCATGTAAGAACTGTAAGGTGGATAAATGGTTCCCGGTTAATGATGTAGAGCGACATATTTTGTTTAAGGGGTTTTATAAGTCGTATAGAAATTGGATCTTTCATGGTAAAGGGGATATGGTTCAACGTATGTTAGGGAgtgatggagggagtactagtgAAGGATCCCTTGGTAATCAAAGTGGGTTTGTAGGTCGAGATAATATGGGAGGACTATTAAGATCAGCTTTTAGTGTTAATGTGCCACCCAATTTTCCAACTTTTGAAGCAAGAGAGGATGGTGAATGGACTGAGGAGCCCGTGTCATACGACACAGATGTTCAATATGATGATTCTACAATAGAAGAAGATGCGACATATAAGAAGCTACTTCAAGCTTCTGAGGAGAAATTATATGAGGGGTGTATTAATTTTTCAAAGTTATCTTTTCTTCTACACTTATTTCACTTGAAGTGTATGCATCACTGGTCCATTGAATCTTTCAATATGCTCTTGAAGCTGATTTTAGATGCATTTCCTCAAATACTTGATTTTCCCTCGTATTATTATTACAGtaagaaaatgataaaagaCTTGGGCCTTGGGTATAAAAAAATTGATGCTTGTCCTAATGATTGTATGCTGTATTGGGGTGAATTTTTAGAGAAAGACAAGTGTCATGTTTGTGGTAAATCGAGGTGGAAAACAACCAAGGGTAAGAAGGGTGACGATGTAAGTGATCAAGGTACGAATACTTGTAAGAAAGGTGTGCCAGTTAAGGTAATGCGATATTTTCCTCTTATCCCAAGACTAAAAAGAATCTACATGTCATCAGAAACAGCAGAAGATATGAGATGGCATGATACAGAGCGATTGGGTGAAGATGATAAGAAGATTTTGAGGCATCCTTCCGATGCCTTAGCGTGGAAGGCATTTGATGAGCGTTATACAGATTTTGCATTAGACCCTCGTAGTGTTCGATTAGGTCTTGCGAGCAATGGGTTTAATCCTTACCGTTTAATGAACACTACTTATAGTACATGGCCAGTGGTGTTGATTCCTTATAATCTTCCACCATGGCTATGTATGAAACCATGTTCTTTCATTTTGTCCACACTTATTCGCGGAAAAGCAAGTCCTGGAAATGATATTGACGTGTATTTGCAACCATTAGTTCATGagttgaaattgttgtggggaGGGGTTGAAGCTTTTGATGCTTTTGACGGAGTGAAATTTAATTTGCACGCGGCTCTGCTTTGGACTATTAATGACTTTTCTAGCTATGCAATGCTCTCTGGTTTGAGCACAAAAGGTTACAACGCATGTCCTATATGCATGGATTCCACACCCTCTGATAGATTTGGGAACAAGATTTGTTATTGTAGCTATAGAAAATGGTTACCCGCAGATCACCCATATCGACGTCAGGGTGAAAAGTTTTGTGAGAAGTTTGGGACTAATGAGTTGGATGAAGCCCCATCTCGTCCTAGCGGCACTGATATATTGAGGCAACAAGAAAAGGTCGAGTATGTTTATGGAAAGTCAAAGGCACCACCGAAAAAGAGACAAAGAGGACATACTGATAACAATGATGTCCAAGATGAAATTGTCTTTGGTACCAAGAGAAGCATATTCTTTGATTTGGTGTATTGGGATCATAATCTTCTAAGGCATAATTTAGACgttatgcacattgagaaaaatgtgtctGAGAATCTTTTGGGAACACTTCTTAGTATGGATAAGAGTAGAGATAATAGGGATGATCGAGAAGCCCTTGAAGTATGGAGAATAAAGACTCACCTTTGGCTTAGTGCTGATCATAATGGAAATGAATACATGCCTCCAGCTTCCTATTCTATGTCTAGGGAGGAAAAAGATAGATTCTTAATTGTTTTGCAGAAACTTAAAGTTCCGGATGGATATGGATCCAACCTTTCTAGTTGTGTGAATATGAAGCAAAGGAAGTTGATTAACCTCAAGAGTCATGACAACCATGTTCTAATGCAAGATATCCTCCCCGTCGCCTTAAGAGCTTCTAATGCTACAAAGGTGATTGACTTGTTGGCTAGATTGTCTTCGTTTTTCAAGAAGTTGTGCTCCACCAGTATTGATCCAGATGATTTAGATGGTCTTCAAGATGGAATTGTTTTAACTCTTTGTCAGTTGGAAATGGAGTTTTTGCCTTCATTTTTCACAATCATGGTCCATTTGTTGATTCACTTAGTGGAGGAGGTTAAACTTGGTGGACCAGTGCAATACAGATGGATGTATTCCATTGAAAGGTTTATATCTTACCtatgtgaattatatttttttattaaataatttacaTTTATTATATACAAACATTttatttgaaaggtatttgTCCCATTTGAAGTCACATGTAACCAATAAAGCCCAACCTGAAGGATCTATTGTGGAAGGCTACCTTTTAGAGGAGACAATTAGGTTTTGCTCGAGATATCTTCAAGGTGTTAAGACCATCTTCAACATGCCTAAAAGGATGGATGATGACATTTCAAATTCTGATGATTACTTATTTAATTCCGGCGGTCGAGTCATTGGAAAGGAGGTCAGCATTCGCCTTGATGGTCAAAGCTTAAAACAAGCCCATCGCTACGTTTTACTTCACTCTGATGAGATCAAAGGGGATCTAGAGTAAGTATTATGTTGGTTTTCTTTTGAATAACAAATTTTGTAATAAATCACTCTTATGTTTTTTCTTCTTCCATGAAGTGAATTTTTAACCGAGAAGCGTCAAATGAACTTAGAAACTTCTGTCGCGGAGAGTGATTAAAGTAAATGGATCATCAATGAATTTGGAGGGTGGTTGCGAAACAAGGTTACTTAAGTTCTTTTAATGTTAATACATACTTctgtttttgaaaaaataaactttATTTGATATAATTAAGTATTATCGTAGGTACATTTCATAGATGCAACCACCGAAGATGGGAAACTAAGAAAAGCTTTGGCGGGTGGTTTGCATTCTTATGGTAGAAAATCAAAAGGATACATAATCAATGGATACAAATTCCTTTCCACTGATCGCGATTGtcgtcttttgacacaaaattttGGAGTTATGGTTGAAGCGGATGGAGTGGCATACTACGGAAAAGTGATGGATATCTATGAATTAAATTACTATGGAGATTATAAAGTTGTATTGTTTCGTTGTGATTGGGTAGACATTCGTAGGGGTGTAAGAACATATCCAAACGGCAGAGTATGTGTCAATTTCTCTAAATTGATGCATACTGGACGATTATTGCAAGATGATCCATTTGTATTCTCATCTCAAGCAAAACAAGTCTTTTACATAGAAGATGAGATACAAAAAGGATGGTTCCATGTTGTTAAGAATAAGCCTAGAGATTTGTTTGATTTAGGTGATTCTTTACCAGTAGCGGAAGAGGGTGGGGCCGATTGATCATGCTTATTTATTTTACGTCGTTattctttgtatttgtattctaTTGATTCGATCTATGgacttattatcttttattttcaatGTACTAGTTATATCATGCTCTTTTCCGGAAGCTCTTGGGTTACTCTCTTGTATTGTCTCTTGGTTATTGGGAATATTTCATAATAGAGTAAGGATCGAGGTGAGTGACTAATGAAGGGAAAGATTAAAAGGAAAGACTGGGATGATGGATTGTGGATAAATCTGCAATTATGCATTATGATATCTGAATTTAGTTTAATTCTTGAAACAACGTTTAATCTTATATCATTCACCTTAATTAGGTTTGCAGATTAACACATTTATTTCTCTGTACACCCATATATAGTGGTAAGCCTATTGACGGTTTCATCCCTATGAATGTCTTCACAATGTAGCATGGCTGAAGTTTGTAGCAAATTACTgaaattttattcaaaataaAACTAACTAAAGGTTGAGCATCTGCATCTGTGCTGCTGGTTTCAAGCTGAGTTCAGCCTTTTCTTCTAGTTGTTCTGGGCAGGGTTCTTTATTCTGTTCTGATGTTCTGTTCTGATGTATGCAGGGGCTGGGTTTTTTTTCTCTTGCATTCTGGTTCTTTTCTCTTGCAGTCTGGTTGCAGGCGACTTATCGGTTGAGGTCCGCTACTATCTTTTTACGTTACAATTGATTCTTCTGTGTTGGCTGGCTTCTTAAGTGTTTCAGCTTCCTGTTGTGTTGACTTCCCGCCTGCTATGCTAATATTTATGAGTAGATTGCTTTTGCAACTCAGTAGCAGGCAAGTTACTATTTAGAAGCTTAATATAGATGTGGAGTTAATTGGTCGACTATGAACCAaaggataagtctcatgtattGTTTCTCTTGTCTTTGTGATAGAATGGAtagatgtgtgtgtgtgtgtgtggcggGGGATGTTTCGATGCGTTGCTTTGAAATAGACAGTAAATCTGGTTGTGTAGGCAGCTTCGTGGGATATACCAAGTCACCTTACCTTTCACGTTCCTTATTTATAACTAATTTTACTTGTAACTGATATAGTGGTCATTGGGCAAAGTTAAATCGTGAGCATAGTTTAAATTGTTGGGCGGTTAAACTCCTGAATGAATTTGCTGTCAAATTCGACTTACTGGTTCCATCTTTACTTACATCTTCATCATTATCAACAACCGGCTTACTTCTGATACATTCATCATTGTCTTGCACCTCATCAGACTTGTTTAACACTAGTGTGCCACGCCTCTTTTTCCCCGCTATTTTACTAGCATGTTTTCCACCCTTACTAACTGCAACACTCTCATTGATTGTCAAATTGGACTTAGTACTGATCTTCTTTCCACCATCAACATTCGTTTTATTTGCATCGCCCTCATTGACTTGCACCTCAGACTTGTTTAACACCAAAGTACCACCACGCCTCTTCTTCCCAGCTAATTTACCAGCAGATTTAACACCCTTACTAGTACTTTGATCATTTGCAAGAACAGGTTCGTTTTCTTTGTCAAATTTCGTTTAATCAAGATGACAATCTTGTAAAGATAACAGTTTTCTAGATTGATGTACTGTTTTTGGATTTGTTCTTGTCCAAGGGTCCCAGAGTAAACTTGGTGTGCATCAGGATTCAGTCTCAGTTTGTCCTTGGCCAGTAAGATTGCAGCCTGACTGCATTTGCTGATATGCCAGGAGTTCTCTCTATAGAGAAGTTGTCTCTTGGTTTATAGATCAGTGAATTTCTAGACAAAAGAAGTATGAGTCAATTTACTGCTAATCTGTGGTTCCATCTAGGATTTTGTTAGTGTTTTCTGCTTCCATCTGTTTATAACAAGGTTTTTGAGTTGGTTGCTTATTTTGTAACCATAAAATAAGAGGGAGAATTTATTTGGTAACCATCTGACTGAAAAGGGGTGTTTGAACGGAGCTGCAATTACGAATTTCCGATTCAATTTCAAAGCAAATCTCCAAAAACAACCATATCTAAACTTTGTTACCCTAATGCGGATGAAAATTGTGGACCTGGTTGCTGGTGATTTATATGTACTTCGTTACAAGTTAATCAAGCCCTTCGTGGAAAATGGGAAGATAGAAAAGGGTTTGCTTAGAATTCAGATTTAAGTATGCTAGGGCTGTGAAATGGTGTTAAATATTGATTGATAAAAATAAGTTTCTTGTTTTCAAGAAACACAAACCTGTCAAGTATTATGTTTACAGAgtgtattttttgttttatgGAGCAAACTCTTTTCTAAAAGAATAATGGTTTTGTaaagataaatattttatttaatccaAGTCATGGTGTATTCCATGTTATTAGGTTCTGCATTCTTTGATTATTGAGTCTCTATGTTCATAATCGAACTTATTGGCTGACTGCACTGCTAGATTTTTTACGGCAGTCCATAAGAATTTTGAGCTGTGTATTTAGTTGTGGCCTTACTAGTTCAAATTACACTATCATCTTGATTAGACAAAGTATTAATTAATCCCAGATATGCAGCTTGCTTATATCCTATTTACTATTTAGTGTTTCATTCTTACATTTGTTggtttcatcattttttttattcatggcTGATTGTGTTTCTTACTTGCTGGACAGGAACTAAAAAGTCATGACTTACATTACTAAAAGAACATTTTTAGCTGCCGATGACAGATCAAGCCTTGGTGCATCGAAGTCACCCAAACCTTCTGATCCATCACCCAAATCTTCTGATCCATCCATCCAAAACTGGGGACCGTTCACCCCTCCAACACTTGGAGTATCACAATCATTTGGGTCTGTTTCACAACCCATTAAACAACCCACAACTGCTCAAAAACCCACCTTTTCTACATCATCTCCTTCAATGGTTGCATCACAATCATCCATGCCTCGGTCTACTTCCATGATGTTAAAGCAAAAACTTAAGACATCATCAAAACTAGCTGTTACCCAGCCAAAACCATCCTCTAACCCATTACCACAATCAATTTCGCCAACTCTTACAGGAGCATCACAACCGCAAACAAAGGTTGCACAAAGTAGATGGTCAAAAGGACCTTTGTTTCCCAACCTGATTGA
This Spinacia oleracea cultivar Varoflay chromosome 6, BTI_SOV_V1, whole genome shotgun sequence DNA region includes the following protein-coding sequences:
- the LOC130463339 gene encoding uncharacterized protein; the encoded protein is MDTSWIDLPTGHPEYVDGCMQFIVFAKQGLFEGKIRCPCKNCKVDKWFPVNDVERHILFKGFYKSYRNWIFHGKGDMVQRMLGSDGGSTSEGSLGNQSGFVGRDNMGGLLRSAFSVNVPPNFPTFEAREDGEWTEEPVSYDTDVQYDDSTIEEDATYKKLLQASEEKLYEGCINFSKLSFLLHLFHLKCMHHWSIESFNMLLKLILDAFPQILDFPSYYYYSKKMIKDLGLGYKKIDACPNDCMLYWGEFLEKDKCHVCGKSRWKTTKGKKGDDVSDQGTNTCKKGVPVKVMRYFPLIPRLKRIYMSSETAEDMRWHDTERLGEDDKKILRHPSDALAWKAFDERYTDFALDPRSVRLGLASNGFNPYRLMNTTYSTWPVVLIPYNLPPWLCMKPCSFILSTLIRGKASPGNDIDVYLQPLVHELKLLWGGVEAFDAFDGVKFNLHAALLWTINDFSSYAMLSGLSTKGYNACPICMDSTPSDRFGNKICYCSYRKWLPADHPYRRQGEKFCEKFGTNELDEAPSRPSGTDILRQQEKVEYVYGKSKAPPKKRQRGHTDNNDVQDEIVFGTKRSIFFDLVYWDHNLLRHNLDVMHIEKNVSENLLGTLLSMDKSRDNRDDREALEVWRIKTHLWLSADHNGNEYMPPASYSMSREEKDRFLIVLQKLKVPDGYGSNLSSCVNMKQRKLINLKSHDNHVLMQDILPVALRASNATKVIDLLARLSSFFKKLCSTSIDPDDLDGLQDGIVLTLCQLEMEFLPSFFTIMVHLLIHLVEEVKLGGPVQYRWMYSIERYLSHLKSHVTNKAQPEGSIVEGYLLEETIRFCSRYLQGVKTIFNMPKRMDDDISNSDDYLFNSGGRVIGKEVHFIDATTEDGKLRKALAGGLHSYGRKSKGYIINGYKFLSTDRDCRLLTQNFGVMVEADGVAYYGKVMDIYELNYYGDYKVVLFRCDWVDIRRGVRTYPNGRVCVNFSKLMHTGRLLQDDPFVFSSQAKQVFYIEDEIQKGWFHVVKNKPRDLFDLGDSLPVAEEGGAD